Genomic segment of Hirundo rustica isolate bHirRus1 chromosome 6, bHirRus1.pri.v3, whole genome shotgun sequence:
ACATGAGGTACAGAGCAAATATTTAATCCAGAATTCTTCCTGTGCTGATTTACAGCAGGATGTCATAAAAACTGAGAGCCTTGGAGTGAATTCCTGCATCACTGGAGTCAAAAGCAAACTCCCACTCATTTCACTGAGACCATGATACCCTACTGATTGCAATAGTTGAAATTCTCGGTGTGGTTTGGTTTACCTGAGGGGTCGCCTGTTGTGACTGTGATAATCACAGCTATGATCCATCAGCACAGGGAACTGTGTCACTGGAGCACGGCTCAGGAAGGCTGAGGATAGTTATTCAAGCAGTAGGAAGGCAGCTGTGGAACACAAACCCCATAAATTGTACAATTTGAgagcaaaatgcaaaatactttctcttaaaaatttgctttcagaatTCGGCTTCCTATATAAACGTTCTGCTTGGAAGTAAGAAAGATACAACTTTAACTGCATTCGCAGTGTAGTAGCCTGTAGGACTGAGCTCTTGTTACGTGAATGCAGAAAGAGCAGCTAAACCATTGCAGGCGACTGCGGCCGACTTAATTCCTAACTCCTGCTCCAGGGCATGACATTGGTATGATGTAATGAGACTCGGGTGAAACCGTAGCGAGAAGCACCAACATCAGCACTGCCTTCTTGGGAAACAGGATTCATTCCGAGAACTGCAACGACAATCAAGTTCAGTGTCTCAGGGAAAATGGTAACAGACGGAACTTAGAGGTACATCAGTACCTTTCGGAAAGCGTCTGCGTCGGAAACAATATATGTCCTAGCTTGGCTTGTATCAAGGTAAATCTTTATTGTCTTCTGACCTAATTTACTAAGCACACGCAGTTTCTGCAAATCTCTGCAAGAACCGTGGGTAACCTTCACCACTAACAGGACACCAGCGCTAAGGAGCTCTGGTGTTTCACAAGCTATTATGAAGATTGCAATGAACATGTGAGGAGGAAGCAAGTTTGTTTAAAAGGAATTGTATCTTTCAAAAGCATTTCGAGGCTCAGTCCTCAGCCACACATTCTTCTGCTCTAACAACTTCCAGAAATTCTGCTCAAACCCCGGGTTCACACTGTGCTCGTCTCTACCCATTTGTAGCCCAAAGAATTTATAATCCATGTAGGGAGATTAaaaaataagggggaaaaaaaaataaatctcagcaAGCACGTTCCAGAAGTCCTGGTTTCGCACAGCAGCCCACGTCGGGGCTGTGTACAGACACCGCACCGCCTACGAAGGGCTGTTTCCCAGGACTTCGTTTCGCCGCGTGGCCGTGCCCGTgggcagccccgctcccgccccgccggcccggccggacgcagcggcggcggccggaAGCGCGgcgcggcggtggcggcgggtgcccggcggggcggcggcgctggaGCCGAGGGAGGCCGGGACCGACGTGGCCGGCCGGGGGAGGCGGAGCCGAGGGGCCGCCGGGCGGGGCAGGCCCGCGCCGAGCCGCGGCTGGATGgcagcggcggccccgggcACGGCGGCGGTGGCGCACGGTAACTGCGGCCGGCGGCCCGGGGCGCAGCCGGGGGCGGGGGTCGCCGGGCCGCGGTGCgaggggggcggcggggccgggcgcggcaGCGCGGCTCGGCCGCGGGCGGCGGGACGGGGTGAGCGGGGACGGGCAGCGCCACGCGCAGCGGAGCCGGGTCCGGCTCTGGGGGCGTCCGGCCCGGCCGAGCGAGGGACAACTTTAGGAAAGACGCGGCGGGGAGCGCCTGGCGGGGCCGCCGCTGCCGGCAGCCGtgccccggcccggcgggaCCCTGGGCTGCGCGCCGCCCTCGCTCCGGGGCCGCGGCTGCCCCTGGGCTCCCGAGGCCGCGTCCCCCCTCGCAGCTCGCCGGGGGAGCGGTGCCGGGCGGCCGCCGCTGTGGGCGTGCCCGGGGCTGCGAGCGCAGTCCCCGCGGGACGCGGCCGAGAAAGTTTTGGAAGTGCCTCCTCCGGCAGGCGACGCCGCGAGAAGGTCTCGGCGCAGGGGCTGCCCCGCGGGACGCGCGGCGAGGGGCGGCCGGCTCTGCGCGGCCACCGCGGCACGGGCACCCCGGGCGGCGACCCGTGTGCGGCCCCAGAAAGGTGCCTGAGCGCCGCTCGTTACTAATTCGCCCCGCGGCAAATATGCCTCGCTCTGCACCGCTCAGCGTTCCCCTAATGGAAATTAGGGGAATGGAAAAGCCGCGCCGCCGTCCGTCCCATCCGCCGCGCTGCGAGGGGCAATGACACGGACGGGCCCGCCGCGTTAATCGCCTGCGGCGAGAGCGGGTCCGGAGACCGGCCCGGGCCGGGCGAGGACAGCGGGAGCGGGGCGGTCTGCCCGGCCTGTGCCgtgggctgggaggagagaaaTCCAACCTAGCCCAGAGGGAATGAACGCCATTGCCTGGTCCTCAAACTTCCCTCTCATCCTACGGATGAAAGGATGCGGGATGGGGAGGGAGTCGCAGTCTCCCAAACTCCGCTAGTGATTCAAATGCCTTCCTTGCCAGCTCGTAGGTTTTCCCCGGGTCTGTAATCTCTTCTGATCTGCGACCCCATTGTTTGTAACCCTGTGCGTCCCCAGCTTTTAGCTGCCGCACGCTGTCGTTTGCAGAAATGTGAGTCTGTGCAGAGTGGGTTTTTATGAGAGGGAAGGGTCCCGCCAGAGCAGTGCATTCCTTAGAGATGGGCAGTGATTCAGAGAGAAGGGCGTGCTCAGGGAGTTCTGGAGACCTTTTGTGCTTTTGCCGAGGTCAGGGTTTCCAGGAGGAATTCAAAACTCTCCACAGGGCTAATGGAGGGAGGTGGCTCATGTAGAGTTTTTTTGGCTGAAAATTATGCTTCCTCCctggaaaataacttttttccatTCCATGCAGTACTCTTTTTTCAACCATAAGACCAGGCAGCTGGCTTCCAGGGAAAacacttgttaaaaaaaagccttctgttttattttttcccctttcaacAACATCTAAGATGTTATTACGAGCAATTGCAATGAGCAAATTCACCGAGAGAAGAAATTCTGTGGTCTGAGAAGGCAGAATGTCTCGGAAGAGAGTAATCGATAGAAGCATGGTCATCATGTCCATATTtaatcttctcttttccagtagGTTTTTGCCTTGGCATTTGAATTTTGTCCATGTTTTCTCAGTCCCTGCCTGCTACAGAGGTGCTCAGTGAGCACTGTGAGGTAGGGGAGGCACTGGAAGCCTCATGGATCTCCTGGCTTGGAGTGCAGCTTCCTCTGCCCCTGCTCAGGAGCGTGTAACTGGCAAATTCTCATTGAGTTGTTCTTTCTGGGCTGGGAAAACCTAATGGTTATTCCAGTCCTGAGGCCAttgcaggaggagctgagcagaCTCGAGTCGTGAATGCTCGGACATGCGGTGCTCTGGAGGGTGCTGCCAGTGGTCGTGGTCACCAGGCTGTGCATCaagcacagctgggagctgtgatcCCAGAGGGAGAATTGTCAAAACTGATAAGTAAACGAACCGCTGGCTATTTTGCTCCCAGAGTTGCATGCTCTTAAGTATGTGATAAACCTTTCTTGGGAAAACACATCTGTAAACCTGGTTATGCCTCTGCCTCATGACCACAGATGTCTCTGAGAACATGCCGTGCTTTCTGTAGAAAATTTTCAGGACATTATCTGACTGGGCTCCTAAAACAGATGCTGTTGTCTAAAAGTTAGGGTAGGCAGAGCCTTCCTCCACCCTTTGCAACTGTTTTGATGGGGTATTATTTTCCTCTTGAGCAGTTTTTTCCTATGACTATGGCTTCactgcttcttttcttcctcttaaatATTTGTCATAGGAGCAACCAGTTTGAATGTTTGAGTTTAGAGACTTTGCTAATGTACTAATGAGATGGAGTAACAAAGGGGCTGTAGAGATAAAAAGTacctttttggggtttttttgagcaaGTGGTTACGATGTGTTAGGAATAAGGAAATGCTGGGAATATGCTCTAAACAATTAGCTGGACACAAAGAGCAGTTCAGGTGTGTCCTGGACAATACACCAAGTTTCTCAGAGATGTTTTATAAACATGAGGAATTTATTGCATGAGATATGGGGTTGTTCCTGAGGCATCATGTGGTGATGGTCTGGCTGCACAGGAGTAAAGAAAtgtgctgctttctcctcatgtgagtaacagcagaataaagaCCTGTGGGCCAACACTAATGTGAGTTAGGGGAATCAGTTTTCTACACCTCTGTACCATTTGTTTTCTACCATCATCCCCTTTTTGAGGAACCCGATCCATTTGTGCCTGGAAGAGGGAAATTAAGCCAAGTGTGCAAACCTTTTTCAGTCCTGGACATGCCCTTTGTCCTGTGTGCTACTGCATCTCAGTCTCTAAGACCCTTTCAGGTGTCCCTTGGGGCTGTTGTGGGTTGTGAGTGTGGAGAATGAAATGCAAGTAATCGACCTGTTGAATCAATTGCAGTGTTTACTTTCCCAGATTGATTCTCAAAAGCTGTGACAATGTTACAGACGAGATTCGTGCTGTGTCCCATCGttgctgagctgtgtgtgtttgttgcTTCTTCATAGGCATGTATAGTTTtgtaaattttgatttatttttggtGTGGTCCTCACAAAGTTCTCAGTCATTTTATAGGTCCGATCCTATCATAAAGGATGAGGACATCCATCAGGCCCACTCCAGGGTTGGAAGGGCTGTAGGCCTGAAGGACTTCAAAGGAGGGATCTAATCTTTGCAGTGAAATGATATCTGCAtcagatatttctttttctcaaaattaaaaacaaacaaacaacacaccaaaaaaaccccaaaaccagccaaaccaaagaaaccccaacaaaaaataGTGCTGGAGAGTCTGCATCCTAGATAAACTGTTTCAGTATATCCCCACTTTAGCActatatatatttgtttcttcatattCAGGCTAAATCTTGTTTACTATTAGAACTAATATAGAAGAAGAGTATTTGAACTAATATAGAAGAAGAGTTGAGCACTTTCCCCCTTTCTTGTGATTGTATGGAGGCTGTTCTGTTCCTTTGGTGTTATCTTTTTAAGACTAAACACGCCCAGGTCCTTTGGTCATTTTTCCAGGTCATGCTCTCTACactctatttttttgtttctttccactGCAGTGTCTCAGATTTTTGCATGTTTTATGAGGAAGAATATGTGGGCTGGATGTGGTTTGTTGGCTAAAGTCTCACCTGTGTGAGACCTGCAGTGGCACTATTACTATGTCCCGGGATGACATTTACCCTTTTTGTAGCAACATAGGCCTGCTGGTTTGGAATTAATTTCTCAATCAGTGtgtgcttttttcctctgtggcATGTTGGAATTACTGTTCTGTCATTTCCATTTAATTCCACACCTGCCTCCCCTGCACTTAGTGTACTGTTTTCTACTGGCCTTTACTGAGATTGGTTTGACAGTAGGTTATGGGTAGGTGTGGTGTTCCTGCAGCCAGATGAAAACACTGCAGtaggacaccccaaaatcctgaGCTTGAACTTGCTGTGTTgagggattttttgttgttgttgtaagaAAAAAGTGATAGCATTAGTGGTCCTTGCTCAACTAACCAAGCCAGTGTCTTCACTGATTCCTTCTAGCATCCCTGCTCCTGATGTCCGTGGTCATTGTGCCTGGAGACTGATGTTCTCCTTCAGAGAAGCCATGGGACCCTGtcccttaatttctttttgattGCTTTTGATTGCAGCTTGGCCTTCCTCCTGCAGTGTTTTTGTTCGGGGACTGAAATTGGCAAAGGGCCATGAGTTAAAAAAGTTGGTTTTCCTGCTCATTTGTTCTGATGTCACTCACTGGTAGAGTCTGGTGTGAGCATGGAGAGGTGATGCTTCATAAAGGAGGTGGGGGGACAAGGGGCAACACCACCGTTTTCATCCACAGCCTTAGGTCCCTTTTTATCTGGCTGTTACTTAATGCTTTGATATCTTTATCAATTTCTTATCTTATAGGTAACTACAAACTGATCATTTAGTTTGATCAAGAGTCCTTCAGAGGATTGAAGTTACTGGTGTGTAACTTCTcccaagtttttttttccctttataaaGGTAGGTGAGGCATGATGCTTCTCCAGCCTTCTTGTGCCCTTCCCATACTCCTGTAAATTTTCAAAGATGGTCACTGATGCTTCAGAGATTAGGCTGGTTTCTTACGTGCTTTCAGGTGAATGCTGTTATTACTTCTCAAGAGAAGTTTTGTGAACATTTGTTAGGTCTATCTTTTTCTAACCCACCCTTTTCTCccatttccaaaataattttgcttgttgcatttcactttttcttctggAGATTGAAGGAACATTTGTACTTCAGCCTTTACATcatttgctttccttccctctttgtCAATGAGTGTAattatctttttctcttctaaCATGCCCTCTTCTCCAGTTTTCTTGTGACTGCCGAGCTCTTACTGACAGCTGTGCTGACTTTGACTAAGAGACCGTCTAATCAAGTATCCTTCTACAAAAGGATAAAAACAGGACAAGTAGATACGGTGTTTTTCAAGTACACTTCcattctccagctcctctcatATCAGGGAATTTCCTGAGTCTAATGTGAGCTGTTTAACCATTAACAATTAAAAGACTTGTCTTTCTAGTACTTGTCCTGTCTTTGGATGAGTGCgtttaaaatttttcatcatttttggAGAAGTGCTACCACACAAGTTACCTGCTGATGAAGGGTCATATTTGTTTTGAAGCTGACCCTCCTTGGCTCCATGTGGATGGGTGTCAGCACTTGCGTCTGACGAGATGGTGAATAATCTACCCTGTTCCCCATCTTTTCACCACTCATGAGTTTACAGACCTCTGTTATGTTGCCTGTCTTGCATCCTATTTTGTTACAGGGGTGCTGTTCCATGGCAAAGAGAAGACTTTACCTGGTAGCATCTCTGGTCAATAGCTTTTGCTGAAGCCTTGGGACACTGAAGGGCAAGAACAAGGGTACTTGGAATCCTTGTCCAGCCCATCTAAAGGGAAATAGTGAAAGCTTGATGCTTTCCCAAGATGTCTCGTTTTCATACACCCATTATAAACAGCCTCTGTGTCCTTTAGTGCTGTGTTGAAATCAAGAAGAGTTTCAGGTGTTTCTCATGGGTATTCATGCCTGTGTTAAGGCACTGAAGGGTAGGCTTGGTGTGGCCAAGCCTTTTCCTCTGGGATGGTGGAACAGAGGGTTGAACATATTTTCAGGACtgctttccccttctcttttcaGAGATTGGCCAGCCCGGCTGAGACCACTTAGcaatgacaaaacaaaaactccTGCTCGATGGGACGCTCTCCATGTTTCTGATCGCGGCCTGTGAagctcagcagctcccaagGAGTCATGTTGCTGCTAGCTCCGGTTCTCTGTGTGACACGGAGGCAGAGTCTTGGGGACACCTGTTCAGCAGCGAGCGGCTGGATGCTTGGATCTGTTCCCTCATCGGTTCCTTTGTGGTGGGGCTGAGTGGGGTCTTCCCCTTGCTGGTGATCCCCCTTGAGACGGGAGCTGCGCTGCGGTCAGAAGGTAAACCTGCCAACTGCACGGGCCTTTCTGAAGCCAAATGTCCTGGGATGTGACTGCAGCACAGTGGTGAACAGGACCTTGTCACAGAAATGCTGTTCTCTGAAACAGAAAGTCTGTTTTCAGTGCTTTAATCTATACCTGTGAATTTGAAGGGGAGTCCTCTGACAAATGTAAGCCCCGGATGGAGCTCGTACAAAGAGTACTGTTTGTCACCCTGCTTAGTTCAGGACCCTCCCACACAGTGCTGTCCCAGCCAAGTGGTGTGAGGGGTTTTTCTTGCACTCTATTTGGTTTGTGCCCTCTCCTTCTAAAGCTTGCTTTGCAGATGCTTCCAGTTCGGGTTTCTTTAAGGAAAATCTCAGCTGGAGACGTTTTGGTTCCTGGCTGAATAGTGATCAGTTTTTttgcttcttggatgtttttttttggttttttttttagctggatCACACCGTTTGAAGCAGTTCTTGAGTTTTGCAATTGGTGGACTACTGGGAAATGTGTTTCTCCACCTGCTTCCGGAAGCCTGGGCCTACACATGCAGTGCAGCAACAGGTATGAGAGCCTTATGTGCCTGGAAGCAGCTTGTGCGGTGCCTGTTTTGAGTCTGTTCCGCCTTGAAAGCCCAATACCAGCCAGTCTGGGTCAGCCCAAAAACTGGTCTAGGCTAGGTATTCTTTTTGAAGTAATATATGAAAGCAAATGCCTAGGGAAGGACGTGAGAATAAAAAGCCACACACTTAATACTTCATCTTTGTACTCAGCAGTGCTCCAAAGACTTTGAAATTAGAGGCTTCCTCAGTTGGCCATGGTTTCTTTATGTTTAGTAAATTGGAATGGTTTTCTTGTCTACAACTTTTCCCATCATGCCTTAGACTCCTGTAAATCTGTTGATTTTCCATTGTCACTTCTGTAAGGAAAGGGAATGCTTCTTTAACTTGTTGGGAGGTTGTGAATGTGTATGTGGTCTGGTACATGAACATGTTCACCATCTTAGTTGGGGATCAGATGCACCTTTTTTGCAAATCTGTCCCTGTAAAAGCATTACTCCTAGAACCTCTTTCTTGGCATTAACTAGGGCTCCTCTGTTGGATGCTTTGATTTATGAAAGCTCATGTGTTGCAGTCTTTGCTCCATGGGAAATCATGGAACATTGTCTATAGACCCACAGTTAAGATTGGAGGGtggggcaggggaagaaaaaggaaatggggcCGACAGAAACTTGTGTTTGCTGGCAAACTAAACACTGAGTTGGTATAGACCTTGTGGTATCAGTGTAGCTCCTCCATCCCTCAAATAGCCAGGGTTACTGAAACTTAATAGTGTTTGTATCCCTCTGCTTCAGCAAACTGATATAAAAGGCAAGTGTTGCTGCATCCCACCTGTTGAGAAACCAAGAAGtcattttcttgctgaaaaTGTGAGAGAGGGAAGGTGATGCCCTGGGTTTCCCAGATTTTCTTGCACCTGTGTCCTGGGGTTTCAAATCTGCCAGGCCTTTAGtcctcttcttcctcacagCTCTAGGACTGTCAGCAGAACCTGCTGTACTTTTTTTCACCATTTCTACAGTGGTTCCCAAATTACTCCGTCTTCCTGCTCAAGCTCATTTGCTTCTGCCAGACTGTCCTGAAGCGTAAAGGTTTCCTTGACCCATGTAAGTCCTGTTAGAGTCATTCTGTTCTTCCATTGCAGTgcaatttccatttctgcagtgaggCTGAATGGATTATTATCTCACAAGCTTGGCtgtaattgaaaagaaaatttatagcTTTGGGCTTAATAACTTGCCGAGGTGTGGCAGAAATGGGAAGGTGAGTTTGTAACTCCACTAATGGCAGATTTCATGTCAAGACttgctgctggatttttgtTGATGTAATATTCACTTGcctctggagctcagggaaattCCCAGTGTTGTCAGGAAATTTTCTGAGTTGAGCTGATGTGGAATGAGGGATGGTAGCTCTCACTCTTGAGTGTCTCGAGATGATGATATCTGTTATATCAAGAACGAGCAAGTTAAACTAATCTGTTTTGAGACGTGTTTGCTCCTCCTACCTTGCAGGGAGTTTTTCCactgtcatttatttttttgtcttggaACTACATGAAAAACTATGTACTTAATAGAGACACAAAGATTTCTCTTTTATCCTTCAGGAGAAGGGCAaagctttcagcagcagaagcttCTTGGTCTCTGGGTGATCATTGGTTTCCTGACCTTCCTGGTGCTAGAGAAGATCTTCCTAGAGAAAGAGGAGGAGTACTCTGGTGTGGTAAGTTAGCAGCCTGAGGGAAGGGAGTGCTCTTATATTTGCAGCTCTGTACTAAATACCTTATCTGCCCTATCTGACAGCGTCAGGAAATTATTCTGTAGCTGTAAGTACCTTGTCATTGCCCTTTGGGAGTTTTTTGCCACTGGTCTGTAGGAGAAGGTTTCATCTTCaagcttttgttttgtggttttaacTGAGATTTCTCacttctggtttggttttgttctttatgTGGTAAGTGTAAAAGAGAATTCCTCTTTTATGGGGACTGGGAGCTGGAGCACTCTGCAAATGAAACTTTTGCTCAAGTAAGCTTTGAGGGGTGACAGTTTGCTGATGCATGTTCCACTGACCCATTGTGACTCACTGATAACTGGGTCCTCAGTCAGGACAAAGGCCAGCCTTCTTGAAGatgtttcttcttgtttatgTCCTGGACCAGATGTTTGTTTGTGTGGTAGAAGGGGTTTATGATTGGCCAGGTAATCCTAAATTCAAAGGAGTCACCGAGCTGTAGATGAGGTTGCAGAAGGTGATTCCAAGGCAGAGGAGAGCACCTAGTCTTCAGACACCTGCACAACTCCTAGCTGCAGCTCCTTTAGACTGTTCAGTCCTTGCTGTGCCATGACTTTTGAGAGGTGAAACTGCAGGTCAGGCACTACATAAGAGCAATTAGGTGTTAACTTTGACTCAATATGAGACTTCAGTGCCTGAAAGGAACTTCATCCTCTCATTTAGAGAGAGGCTGAAATCCTAGAGAAATGTCTTATTGTTTGAAAGATGATGATCCCAGATATAGAATAATTCTGTAGACTTAGTTATTCTGATGTACTGGGGAGAGCAGGACTCTTTTACCCCATCTCCTACCCAGATGGAGTTGtatttctctgggcagcagctgctaaCAAGAGGGGCAGGCTCAGTCCCTTATCTTTCTAGTGGAACCCGACTCATGCCCAGGGGCTATGACTCCAATTCCTCCTCTATTTCTCTTGAGGATTGGGAGGTCTTAGCTCTTGTTGTCTTTCAGGGCAGATGTCACAATGCTCTCTGAATCTGTCTCATTTCTGACAGTCATTAGATTGGGGTGTCGAAGCTGCTGAGTCACATTGTAAGGACAAAAGGATAACGGGTGAAGGTTGGATTTCTGATCCTGATTCATGTTCAttcatcactgaaaaaaaattagtgacaAGTTTGTTTCCCCTAATTTAGGAGTGTGATTCCAAAGCACCATCTGGGAAGATTCCCAATGGAAGTGGCTGCCCCCTGCCAAAGGGGTCCTCTCAGTCCCAAAGAGCACAAGCTCAGTGTAATGGCTCCTCCCTCCAGTCTGGtccaaaaaacaacagaatcAAGGTAAGAGACCCACAAACTCACTTTTTAGTCAGGAATTGTCTGTGGAAAGACTGTGCTTGAGTGGGGAACTTAGCATTTGAGTTGTGCTTAATTTTGGTCTATCAAAGTGTGTCCTGGTCATAGCAGGGAGGTAATAGCTGACTTGGAGAAAATCTACACTGCTGCTTATGTGGAAGAGGCAAAGTCAATATTATAAAGGCTTAAGTCTGATGATATGTGTTTTGGCTGGATTCTGATcctaaaatacagaatttcatGTTTTGTTACTCTATATTTTATAGTCAATATGCCtttatttgcttaattttttgcACCATGATTTCTCTGTTCTCTACTGCCTGCGTTGTACTGATTCTGAGCTGCACTTTTCCTTTTAAGGCACCTTTTGGAAGTGTTTTGACACCTTTAGGAAGTGTGTTGAAGCTACCCAGTGTAGAATTTAAAAGCTCAGTTTCTCAGATTATCAGTTTACCTGCTGCCAAAAAGGGCTTCTTGTCCACTTCTGTCTCCAAACCTGTATTTTCCGTTGCCTCCTTTGCACTGGATCTCATCTGACCTCAGAGCCTATTCAGGGAGCTAAACGGGGAAAGAATTTGCTTGTCTACACCCACACAcccacctcccaccccccaGACTATTTCTCTCCTAACTTAACTTCTGGAATCAGCTTGGCATGCAGACAGGCAGCCAGTAGTGCTGGGAtaagggagagcagcaggc
This window contains:
- the SLC39A13 gene encoding zinc transporter ZIP13 codes for the protein MTKQKLLLDGTLSMFLIAACEAQQLPRSHVAASSGSLCDTEAESWGHLFSSERLDAWICSLIGSFVVGLSGVFPLLVIPLETGAALRSEAGSHRLKQFLSFAIGGLLGNVFLHLLPEAWAYTCSAATGEGQSFQQQKLLGLWVIIGFLTFLVLEKIFLEKEEEYSGVECDSKAPSGKIPNGSGCPLPKGSSQSQRAQAQCNGSSLQSGPKNNRIKISGYLNLLANTIDNFTHGLAVAASFLVSRKVGFLTTMAILLHEIPHEVGDFAILLRAGFDRWSAAKMQLSTALGGILGACFAICAQSPKGAGETVAWILPFTSGGFLYIALVNVVPDLLEEKNPWNSLQQILLLCTGITVMVLLALTTE